A single region of the Triticum dicoccoides isolate Atlit2015 ecotype Zavitan chromosome 2B, WEW_v2.0, whole genome shotgun sequence genome encodes:
- the LOC119367648 gene encoding uncharacterized protein LOC119367648, protein MSVAHNIAGDQKANEYIVRLLGDETEYGLKVLYKHVLHDLLLIKIESVPPCDDEVLKFCSVPLKTKDKVVAIGYEPLNVPSIHDATVMFEPSIMTGVITCPLFKDKESHKDTNKAACTCATVQGNSGCPILLVNGEVVGVLTQLDGTSREIITTETMRIFLLEYLQLKDDPKHTIDSLVETLTARHKPLRKSGRRAGRIR, encoded by the exons ATGTCCGTGGCACACAATATAGCTGGAGACCAGAAGGCAAATGAATATATCGTTAGATTGCTAGGTGACGAGACGGAGTACGGTCTCAAGGTACTATATAAGCATGTGCTGCACGACCTACTGCTGATCAAGATCGAGAGTGTGCCTCCATGTGATGATGAAGTTTTGAAGTTCTGCAGTGTTCCATTGAAGACAAAGGATAAGGTGGTAGCAATTGGCTATGAACCTCTAAATGTGCCGTCAATTCATGATGCTACAGTGATGTTTGAGCCATCAATCATGACAGGCGTCATAAC GTGTCCTCTGTTTAAGGATAAAGAGTCACACAAGGACACAAACAAGGCTGCTTGTACATGTGCAACGGTACAGGGCAATTCTGGATGCCCCATACTACTAGTCAATGGTGAAGTAGTTGGCGTGCTGACCCAATTAGATGGAACTTCACGTGAAATCATTACTACCGAGACAATGAGGATATTTTTACTAGAATATCTCCAG TTGAAGGACGATCCTAAGCATACCATTGACTCTTTGGTGGAGACGCTGACTGCTAGGCATAAACCACTAAGAAAATCTGGGAG GAGGGCAGGCAGGATCCGCTGA